TTGTAACCGCCCTGCATGGTGCCAAGTAGCTCAGCCGCCTTTTGCTTGCTCACTAGCGGCGATTCAACTTCACCCTTAGTGATAGCTGTTAGAAAGCCCGCTTTAACGTAAGCGGCTTCATCTACGCCCGGTGGAATACGGTTTTCTAGAAGGTCTAAGATGAAGGTCTCTTCACCTTGAGGTGGATTCTTAAGTAGTTCGATAAGACCTGCGACTTGCTCAGCGTCTAGGGGCTTTGGAACCACACCCTGTTCAGCACGCTCAGCTACGTGTTTGCGATAAGCTTCAAGCACAACTTCATTCCTCTGATTTTGGTCTAAGAAGGTATCTTAGACGTCCTTGGATCAGGCGCCAAACTCATTGATAAATAGAGTCCTCTTGTTTGTGCAAACAAAAGCTTTAGACGCCAAATGGTCGCTTGAGGATATCAAATTTAACTTTAAATTAAAATCTAACTCATTTGATCAACACTACAAGTTGTGATGAAACTTTCGACTATTTCTATCAATTACCGAAACGAGTTACCTATTATCAGATATACCGAACTCATATTGTCTTCAGTTTGACCATACCCCAGGATGACAGGGCCAAGTGGCGAATCTATGCCAGCAAATACAGAGCCTGCAACAAATAACGGCAGGTCTCCCCAGCTTCTATCTGAATTAGACCAAACCCCCCCATATTCCGCTGAAGCACCAATATAAATAGGGGATTGGAACATTCCAAAATCATTTTCAAACCAGCGGTAACGGTAAATAAGCTTACCAAATAACTTGTTACTACCAATCAATGAATTACGAGGAATACCGGACAGATTAAGGAAGCCACCTAGGTCATAGGGATCGATAGGAACTGATTTATTTTCAGAATCAAATATCCCAAGATCGGTACTTAAAACGAAGGTGTGTTTATCAAAAAAGGTATGAGCTGTGGCAAAATTGGCTTTGTATTCATCAACGCGCTCATCATCAGTATTTGGATCACTTGGGTCTTCAACTTTGTCAAACGAGCTAACATATTCAAGCTGTAAAAATGAACCTTTGGTTGGCAAAGAAAGGCTATCTAATGTGTCGTGCAGGTAACGGACATATAAGCCTATACGCTGAAATCCAATCGTTCCCTGCGAAGGTAGAAAAGAAACCTCTGCATTACCATGGGTATAGCGAACCCCAAATTTAATCTCATTCCACAATGCAGGCTGTAACCCTAAGCCTATATCGGCTTGAAACTGTTTATAAGTCAGTGGGATATAATCCGATGTATCACTTAAATCTTCGGTTTCATTACCCTGAAAATTATTGAGAGATACGTTTCTTCCCTCATCGGTATACTTAAAGGTTAAGGTATTAAATAACAGCTGGTTAGCAAAGAATGGCGAATACAGATCTGCGGCAATCAACTTGTCTGTACCAAGCTCAAAGCTGGTTCTTAGCTCTGCCCCTTGGCGGTTTAAGTCGGTAAAGTTTATCGACGCTCCCAAGCCATACTGACTCTGGGTAGTAAAATCATCTTCTAAGAAAAAACGGAAATTAAGGTAATTGGGTCCCCAGTCTTTCTCATCTACGTCCACAACTATTGCGTTTTCATCTTCTCGCTGTTCATACTTATAGGTGATTCGTTCAAATCTATCTAAAGCATAAAGGCGGTTAATCCCTTCTTCGATTTCATCTGCAGTTGGACGCGTTTCGGAGTCAAGGTTTATACGCCTCGCCAATAACTCGGAGTTATAGTGACTCTGATTTCGCACCTCTATAGTCTCAACGGGGATATTATCACCAAATAAAATCAGGTGTCGTTTAACCGCTTTTTGCTGCTGATACTTAGCATACTCTTGCTTGGAAATAGAGTAGCGTTCAAGCTCTTTTTTGTGTGCCATTGCCGCTTTATAGCCCAACACATAAGCACTTGGCATCGCACTAAAATCGGTAGTACCTATATCCCCAACCGCAGGCTTAATATAGGTGTCTTGATCGGTAAGCAATTTGGATTGTTCGACGGTGCCGCGCTGAACTAGATAGTTTGACAACTGTCCACCAACATCAAGGAAGCTACGGATTTCCTTTTGATTTTTATAATTGGATGAGATATCGACTGCGATAATACGCTCACCGCCCATCTCTTTCGCAAGGTCGACCGGCATATTATTGACGACCCCACCATCAACCAACGAGCGGCCGTTAATCTCATAAGGAGGTAATGCGCCGGGAACGGACATTGAAGCCATCATAGCATCGACCAAGTAGCCTTTATCTAGCACCACTTCTTCTAATTCCACGATATCGGTTGCCACCGCTCGATAGCGAATCGGCATATCGTCAAAGCTGTCCATGGATAATGGATTGCCCGAGGTTTGCCTAAGGATCCTTAGCATCCCCTGACCCTGAACCACTCCCTTAGGGGTTTTAAGGGTTCCCCAGCCAATACCAAGGTCGGTATTTAACTGATAGCGATCTTCATACTCTTTATCTCGCAATCGTCTGTCAGAGCGATTAACCTGATCTCGGTAGCCCGAATACCAATCGATACTACCTAGGTATCCCTCAATTTGATCAGCACTTTGACCTGAGGCATATAAGCCTCCGACATATGCTCCCATGCTGGTACCAGTAATAATATCAACCGGAACTCTAAGCTCTTCTAGCGCCTTTAGTACCCCAATATGCGCTGCACCTTTAGCCCCGCCTCCGGCAAGTACTACCGCTATCGTAGGGCGCTTAGGTTGTGCAGACTGGGACGAAGAAGCGGTTTGCGCCCACAAGGGAAAAGCAAACACAGAGAGCAGGCATGTTATAAGGGTACGGTGAAGCAAAGCTATTCCTAAATATCCATTTCCAGAATAGCTTAAACTTAACACATATTTATAAAGGTTGTTGATTTACCAAGGTAAAATTTTCTTAAACCAGGGCTTAGCTTGCTGCTCACAGCGCTGCAATAATTCGCCTGAATCATCCCATACTGGTAGCTTATACTGGCTATTACAATCTATGCTTAAGCTACCATCTTTATTACTTCGATAGCCTAGTGTACGAATCCCTTGCGGCCACGATAGACGCAGTAATTCAGGCTCTCTATGAGATAGATAATTCGCATATACCCGCAAAGCGCCCGATGACCCAGTGAGGTGAGCAGGTTTGTTGTCATCTCGTCCAACCCATTGTGTGACCACTTCACGTCCATCTACACCGACAAACCAGCTGTCTTTTCCATCATTGCTGGTTCCGGTTTTACCCGCTAAAGCGTAGCGAGAAAACTGGCCATTTAGATAACGGCCAGAGCCTTCTTTGACTACCATTTTCATAGCGTAAGTCGCCAGCCATGCCGCTTGTTCTGGTACTACTTGTTGCGCCTTAGGGAAGGATTGATATAGAACCTCTCCCTCTTGATTCATGACGACTCTCAACGCACTCAGAGGTACCTTGCGTCCAGAGTTAGTGATGGTTTGGTACATCTGCGCCACCTGAATAGGCGTCAAAGAGAAGGCTCCAAGGAACATAGAAGGAACAGGGCGAACCTCATTTTTAGGCACGCCTAATGTCTCTATCAAGTCTTGTACGTTTTTGATCCCTAGCCCCATACCTAACTTTACCGTTGGTACGTTTAATGAATGAGCCAATGCACGAAACATGGGCACATTACCGCGAAATTTACGATCGAAATTGCGCGGGGTCCATACCGTCCCTTTGCTTCCTTTGAGAGAGATAGGCTCATCCACTAGCGTGGTCGCCAGTTGATACTTATTCGGCTGCATCAATGCGTCAAGGTAGATGGCAGGTTTAACCAGCGATCCTATCTGACGTGATGCGCTTAACGCTCGGTTGAAGCCGTCATATCCGGTACGCCTACCGCCAACCATAGCTCGTATCTCACCCGTTTGACGGTCGACCGCAATCGCAGCCGCTTCTAGATTTTTAGCTTGCCCTTTTTCTAGGTGAGGTAAAACTTCTTTAACCGACTTCTCTAGCAGGCTTTGTGAAACTGGATCTAGGGTTGTAAATAACCTTAAACCGACATGATTCTCAAAGCTATCTCCGACATTATTCTTAAGTTCACGGGTCAACTGTTGAAAGTACGCGGGTTGGCGACTAGCAATATGGGGGTGCTTTTGCACATCTAGGTCTCGACTAACCGCCTGCTCATATTGATTGGCATTCAACATCCCCTGTTCAAAGAGCAACTTAAGGATCAGATCGCGACGATGCTTAGCGCGCTCAGGATTACGGATCGGATTGTAATACGATGGACCTTTGACCAGTCCGACCAACATTGCCAGTTGGTCAATACGCAGCTCTTCAACTGGCTGTCCAAAATAAAAGCGCGCCCCTAAGCCAAAGCCATGGATAGCCTGTCCTGCACTCTGCCCTAGATAGACCTCATTTAAATAGGCCTCTAGGATGCGGTCTTTATCATATTTATGATCGATAATTACCGCGATCAATGCCTCGCGGACCTTACGCCATAGGGTTTTATCTCGGCTCAAGAATAGGTTCTTACTGAGCTGCTGGGTCAAGGTGCTTCCCCCTTGAACCGCTCTTCCTGCTTTTACATTGGCCACAAACGCCCGTGCAATTGCGGTTAATGACACCCCATCGTGGTGATAGAAGTCTCGGTCTTCAGTGGTTAGCAGCGCATCTACAAGAAACTCGGGATACTGCTCTCGACGCACAAATAAACGCTGCTCAACGACATTTTTCTCAAGCATACCTAGCATCTTTGGCTCTAGGCGCAAAAAGCCGAGTTCTCTATCTTGTTCAAGCGACTTAATACTGCGGATGCTTTTATCATCGAAAGTTAGCATCACATGTCGCTGCGGCTCTGGGCCGTCTTGAAACTCAAATGGGCGTCGAATCAACTCAATTTTGGTACTAGAGGCTGAGTATTCTCCTGCCAGCTGAGGACTGCGCACCTTACGATAGTTAAGAACATCAAGCTCTTTTAGCATCTGTGCATGGGATATATCAGTACCTGGAGCAAGGTTTAATATCCGCGCATAAACCACCGTAGGTAAATCAAACAACTGTCCCTCAAAGCGACGTTCAACCACAGTATTTAAATAGAAAACAACAAATAACAGCACCGCACCAGCCACCAGCCCTAGCTTCCAGCCTACTCCCCACAATCGGCGCCAGATACTAACTTGTTGAGATTTCTTCGTTGCTCGTTTTTTGGGCGTCGCTTTACGACGACCAGAGGCCGGCTTACGCTTAGTGGTACCGCTGCTTGTATTATTGGTTTGCTTTTTAGTCACTATGGATTATCCAATCATTTTGAATTTAATTGACGCTTAGTTTTACTCGTCGCTACATGCGAAGCTGGATCATCTGGCCAAGGATGTTTTGGATAGCGTCCCTTCATCTCTTTTTGTACTTCTTTGTATGCCCCGATCCAAAAACCGGCAAGGTCTTGAGTAACCTGCAATGGCCTTTGTGCTGGAGATAGTAGCTCTAGAGTCACCTTAACTCTCCCTTGAGCGACAGTAGGTGAACTCGGTTGCCCAAACATCTCTTGCAGTTTTATCGATAACTTAGGGGGCATTCCCAATTGGTAATCCAATTTTTTTTGTCCCCCAGTTGGTACTGGCAAGCGAGTTGGCAATAGCTGGTCGAGCTGTTGAGTAACAGACCAGCCGAGATAAGCCTCAAGTACCTTAAACAAGTCCAATTTTTGCAAATCTTTTAACGAACGGGATGACTGAATATAAGGTGCTAACCACTGTTTAAGATCCGCGATCAGGCTTTCATCACTCCAGTCAGGCCAATCCATCTCCGGCAACCACTCTTTAGCGCACAATACTCGAGTGCGGAGGTTACTGGCAGAGTCACTCCAAGGCAATGTCTGCAGGCCTTGTTCGGTGATAAAATCAAGCACGCCATTAGTTATGGCTTGTGAATCCAAATCAGCGACTGGAATCACTTTTTTTTCAATAACTAATGCGCCTAGTCGAAGCTGCTTCTCACCTCGCATACCTTGCTTGTTGCTGTCCCAAATAAGGCTCTCTCGCTGTTCAAGCGGATGGTATTGTTCAAGCCCGTCACGCAGAATAGGCGCAGCCAATAAAATACGCCCATCGGCTTGCCGACTTTTCTGAACCCGCGCTACCACCAATAGATCGTGTTTAACAAGTGGACTGAGCTCATCGATAAAAGCGCCAACTCCCGATGCTAAGAGATAGGTATTATCCCCGCCATTACGCTTAATGGCGACTCTATCTGGAAAACCAAAGCTTAAGCAGTTACCTAGCTGTTCTAAGTCAACCTGCTTACAATCAAAGCGATATGCCATTTTTTGGCTCAAGCTATGAATGCGAGTCAATAATCGTCTCTGATATGCGTGATGCCCTTGCACTAATTGCAAAACCTGCCCAGCCAGGTCTTCGTTGTTTCTCAAAGGCTCTTCGACCACAGCAACACAAGCCATCGCTGTTGCTAATAACGATTGTGGTGCACGCAATAAGATAGCCGCCAATCTTGGTTCTAAGCCTAATTGTAGAGCTCTCGTACCTGCTTGAGTCAAAGTATGGTCAGAAGAGAGTAAGGTTAACTGCGTCAGTAATTGACGGGCCGCATCTTCTGCTGCCGCGCTCGGGATATCAAGCCATTGCAATTCATCAAGCCTGCGAGCGCCCCAGCCACACACCTCCAACACCAAGGATGAAAGGTCACTACGTTGTATCTCTGGTGGGGTATGAAATGCACTTTGATTAAACAAAGACTCAGAATAAAGGCGCACGCATATTCCCGATTCAGTACGTCCAGCGCGACCTGCTCGTTGAATTGCTGACGATTGAGATATCTGTTTTTGCTCGAGCTTAGTCACGCCGCTCACCAGATCAAAATTACTTTGATTCTCAAGTCCGGTATCTACCACTATACGAACCCCTTCAATCGTCAATGAGGTCTCAGCAATATTAGTGGCAATCACTAGCTTTCGGTATCCCTCTTTGGCTGGTTGAATAGCCTGTTGTTGGGCTTTAAAGTCAAGGCTGCCATGTAGCGCCAGAACCTCAACCTGCTGAGGGAGGTTAATATCTTGGCTAAGCCGTTCAATACAGGCGTTAATAAGGCCAACACTCGGCACAAACACCAATGCTGATCCGCTCTCTTTATTGAGTAGGCGCAAAGTTTGGCGACAGATATGAGTAACTAAATGTTCGTTAGCGGGAGCCGGAGCATACCTTTGCTCAATAGCATAGCTGCGGCCTTGAGACTCAAGTGTCATCGCATCTGGTATGAGTTTATCTAAGCCAAGGTGCTGTAGGGTTGCAGACATCACCACTATCTTAAGCCGTTCATTGAATACCTGCTGGACCTCAAGCGCGAGCGCTAAACCAAGGTCTGCGTGTAAGCTCCGTTCATGGTATTCATCGAACACCACCATACCGACACCAGTAAGCTCGGGGTCGGCTTGGATCATTCGAGTCAGGATTCCCTCAGTGACGATCTCCAAGCGTGTCGTTTGGCTAGACTTTGATTCGCCTCGTATTCGATATCCTATACTCTTACCTACTGGCTCCCCCAATTGAGATGCCAGATAAGTAGCAATACTTTTAGCCGCCAAGCGCCTTGGCTCTAGCATGATAATCCGTCCCTCAACTTGGCCACTTTTGACAAGCATTAGGGGTAAATAGGTGGACTTACCCGCACCAGGAGGTGCTTGTATCACAAATTGATTGTGGGAAGATAAAGCGTCAATTAGTGGCGCTATGATCTCTGTTATAGGTAAAGAGCTTTGAGCTTGTATCACGTCACGAGCCTATGCCAAGATGATGGTTTTCGACAATTCTACCCAAAAGCATCCAAAATGGAATTTTCACCTACATTACAACGCGGTATTTTATTAAAACGCTATAAGCGCTTCTTAGCCGATTTAACACTAGAATCAGGTGAGCTACGCACCATACACTGCGCTAACACTGGTGCCATGACCGGATGTGCCCAGCCTGGTAGTCGCGTATGGTTCTCCACATCGGACAACCCAAAGCGTAAATACCCTAATAGCTGGGAAATAACCGAAACTGATGAGGGGCATAAGATTTGCGTAAATACCATCCGAGCAAACACTTTAGCGGTTGAAGCTATACAACTAGGTCTAATTCCAGAGCTTCGTAACTACACAGATTTAAAAACTGAACAGAAATATGGGCAAGAGAACAGCCGTATCGATATTTTGCTCACAGACCAAAATAGGCAAAATTGTTATGTTGAGGTCAAGAGCGTTACTCTGCTTACCGATCAAAGCAGTGGCTTAGGGCAATTCCCAGACTCAGTTACCACCCGTGGGCAAAAACATCTGCGAGAATTGACGGAATTAGTGAAAAATGGGCAAAGATCAGTACTTTTATTTATTGTTTTGCATTCAGGGATTGAAAAAGTATCCCCTGCACACCATATAGATGAGCAGTATACAGAATTGCTAAAACAAGCCCAAAAATTCGGTGTAGAAGTGCTCTGTTACAAAGCGAAGATTGAGGTTAGTGGTATGGAAGTTTGTAACAAACTGCCCTTCTCTAACGCATAAAGTGACGATTTGTTCACACTTATTTGTACAGTTGCGAAAAGATAACAACCGTTAAGTTGCCTACTTTAGGACTTTTTGGTATAGATACCCGCCTTAAAATCATGCTACTTGTTGGTTTGATAAGGTTACTAGGAGATGCGGTATGCCAGAGACAAAGAAAAAAACGCTAGGCATCCTAGCCATAGCAGGCGTTGAGCCGTACCAAGAAAAACCTGGTGAAGAGTATATGTCACCAGAACAGATGGCTCACTTTACTAAAATTTTAGGCGCGTGGCGCAACCAGCTACGTGATGAAGTTGAACGCACCGTTGTTCACATGCAAGACGAAGCAGCAAACTTTCCAGATCCTGTAGACCGTGCGTCTCAAGAAGAGGAATTCAGTTTAGAGCTTCGCAACCGTGATCGCGAACGTCGTTTGATTAAGAAGATTGAAAAGACCATGAATAAGATCAAAGAAGACGAATTTGGCTTCTGTGATTCTTGTGGTGTTGAGATCGGCATTCGTCGCTTAGAAGCTCGCCCAACAGCAGATCTTTGCATTGATTGCAAAACGCTAGCTGAGCTTAAAGAAAAGCAAATGCAAGGCTAATTGCACTAGACTGTTAGCTAAATAGAATTACAAGGGAGCTTCGGCTCCCTTTTTCGGTTAATGCTTTATGACTCAATACATAGGACGCTTCGCTCCCTCACCTTCAGGTCCCCTACACTTTGGCTCCTTAGTTGCCGCCTTAGGTAGCTTTTTTCAAGCGCGCGCTCAAAATGGCCAATGGCTAGTGCGCATCGAAGATCTAGATCCCCCAAGAGAAATGCCAGGTGCAAGTGAAGATATACTCAATTCACTACGAGCCTACCACTTACATTGGGATGGTGAGGTTGTTTATCAGAGCCAACGCCATGCACTTTATGAGCAACAAATTCAGCAATGGCTGACACAAGGTCAGGCCTATTATTGCCAATGTACGCGCAAGCAAATAAAAGCCGAAGGTGGATTTTACCTTGGTCAGTGCCGAAACCAAAACCACAGTGCCTCAGGCAGCGCGGTTAGAATAAAGATAGACCATAGCGTATTACAGTTTGAAGACCTTAAGCATGGGACTATATCCATCCCACCGCAGATAGCAGAAGAAGACTTTATTATTAAGCGCCGAGATGGACTGTTTGCTTACAACCTTGCCGTAGTACTAGATGATATTGATCAGGGCGTCACTGAGGTAGTGCGGGGCGCTGACCTTATCGAACCGACCGGAAGACAGATAGCCCTTTATCAGATATTGGGTTACACCAAGCTGTCATACTTACACTTGCCACTCGCGGTAACCGACAACGGAGCTAAGCTATCTAAACAGAATCACGCTCAAGCTATCGACACCTGCAATCCAATACCAACTCTACTGCAGGCTATGCTATTTTTAGGTTTTAATATTCCAGAGGCGATAAAATCGCAAAATATTGAGAAAATCATCCGTTGGGGCATACAAAATTGGCGCTTAACTCAACTACCAATTGAAACTGAAATTACAACTCGGTTCTCAAATCGAAAAAGCTAAGCTATTATGTGCCCAATTATTGAGGGTTTATCCCTCCTCGTAACCATCAGGCATACCGACTAAATTCGATGACAACAGACTCAGATAGCCAAAACTCGACTGGCAAAATCGACCTTAAGATTTACACTCGAGACCAACACAATATCTCGCGTCAACACATAAGTGAAAACGCTTTAAAGGTGCTGTATCGATTACAGAAATCCGGCTATGACGCTTACCTAGTAGGCGGTGGTGTACGTGATCTGCTACTTGGACAATCGCCTAAAGATTTTGATATAGCAACCAATGCTACCCCAGAGCAGATAAAAGACCTGTTCCGAAATTGCCGCCTGATTGGACGTCGTTTTCGCTTAGCTCATATCATCTTTGGTCGCGATATTATTGAGGTTGCTACCTTTAGAGGACATCACCAACAGCCAGAAAAGCAAACCTCTATTCAATCTGACCAGGGTATGCTTTTAAGAGATAATGTCTATGGCAGCATAGATGAAGATGCTGAGCGTCGTGATTTCACTATCAACGCTATGTACTACAATATTGCTGACTTCTCTATTCACGACTATGCCAACGGGTTTAAAGACCTTGAGCGCGGTATGGTACGCATGATTGGAGACCCTGAGACTCGTTACCGTGAAGACCCAGTTAGGATGCTACGTGCAATTCGATTTGCATCCAAGCTAGATATGGATATCAGCTATGATACCGCAGAGCCAATCAACCATTTAGCGTCTTTATTAGAAAGTATTCCGTCGGCAAGATTGTATGAAGAAGTATTAAAACTATTACAATCTGGACACGGTCTTGATACCTATGACCTGCTACGAGAATTTGGCCTGTTCCAGCACCTCTTCCCTCAGGTTACTGAATTTTTCACTGAAGAGGAAGAATCTAAAACTGAGCGCATGATAGAGCAGGTATTAGAGTCTACCGACCAGCGAATTGCTGAAGGAAAAAGAGTCAACCCTGCCTTTATATTTGCCGCCATCTTATGGTATCCAGTAGAGGCTTACGCTGAGCGCTTAGTTGAACAGCAAGGTATGGCTTACTATGATGCGATGATGACTGCGGGCAATCACGTACTGGACGAGCAAGTGAAAAGCACGGCTATCCCTCGCCGTCATACCGCGACCATTCGTGAAGTATGGCAGCTGCAAAGCCGCTTAGACCGCCGCTCAGGAAAGCGCGCATTCCGCCTCCTTGAACTGAATAAGTTTAGAGCTGGATTTGATTTCCTAGAGATGCGTGGCAATGTCGAACAAGGCGAAATCCAACAGCTTGCAAAATGGTGGCATACCTTCCAACACTCAGGCCGTAATATGCGACAAGCTATGGTCAATGACCTAGCCAGTCCAAGCAAGGGTGGTAACAAGCGTCGTCGTTCGTCTAGTAACCGCAAACGCACCAAGAAACCAAGCCAATGATCACCACCTATATCGCGGTAGGAAGCAACTTGGGAGACCCTGTCTCTCAAGCTTTGCTAGCAATAAAGAGCTTAGCCGATATTCCAAAAACTCGTGTCATTGAGGCATCGTCTCTATATAGCAGTACCCCTATGGGACCGCAAAATCAGCCTGATTACATTAATGCTGTTGTAAAAATAGAGACCGAGCTTTCCCCTATCGAACTGCTCGATTGCACTCAACAAATAGAGCAACAGCAAGGACGTGAACGTAAAGATGAACGTTGGGGACCTCGTACTCTAGACCTTGATATTTTACTCTATGGCACACAAGTAATAGATGAACCTCGCTTAACTGTTCCTCACTATGGAATGAAAACCCGAGAATTTGTTTTATATCCACTACAAGAAATTGAACCTAATTTAGTACTACCAGATGGAAGCACACTTAAGTCTCTAATAGGCAATGTAGACCAAAACGGTCTGCGAGTGTGGGGCGAATAGCTACTTCCAAGTAAAGGCAAAAAAAATGAAAAAAGTTACCGTTAGCACATTAATGAAATGGAAAGCAGAAGGACGAAAATTCGCTTCGTCTACCGCTTATGATGCGAGCTTTGCGCAACTATTTGAACAGCAAGAAATGCCCGTTCTATTAGTGGGTGATTCTCTAGGTATGGTTCTACAAGGTAAGCCTGACACCTTGCCGGTAACCATTGAAGACATTGCATATCATACCCGCTGCGTGCGAGCAGGTAGTCCAAACAGCCTGCTTATGGCTGATATGCCATTTATGAGCTATGCCACTCCTGAACTTGCCTGTATCGAAGCTGGAAAGCTGATGCGAGCGGGAGCAAACATGGTCAAGCTAGAAGGTGGCGCTTGGCTTACTGAAACCGTTAAAATGCTAACTGAGCGTGCTGTACCCGTTTGTGCTCATTTAGGCCTAACGCCACAATCTGTGAACATTTTTGGTGGATTCAAGGTCCAAGGTCGCGAGCAAGAACAAGCAGATAAGATGGTACGAGATGCCCTTGAGCTGCAAAATGCTGGCGCTCAAATAATTCTTTTAGAGTGTGTTCCAGCTGAGCTGGCTGAGCGTATCACTAA
Above is a genomic segment from Vibrio gallicus containing:
- the pcnB gene encoding polynucleotide adenylyltransferase PcnB; translated protein: MTTDSDSQNSTGKIDLKIYTRDQHNISRQHISENALKVLYRLQKSGYDAYLVGGGVRDLLLGQSPKDFDIATNATPEQIKDLFRNCRLIGRRFRLAHIIFGRDIIEVATFRGHHQQPEKQTSIQSDQGMLLRDNVYGSIDEDAERRDFTINAMYYNIADFSIHDYANGFKDLERGMVRMIGDPETRYREDPVRMLRAIRFASKLDMDISYDTAEPINHLASLLESIPSARLYEEVLKLLQSGHGLDTYDLLREFGLFQHLFPQVTEFFTEEEESKTERMIEQVLESTDQRIAEGKRVNPAFIFAAILWYPVEAYAERLVEQQGMAYYDAMMTAGNHVLDEQVKSTAIPRRHTATIREVWQLQSRLDRRSGKRAFRLLELNKFRAGFDFLEMRGNVEQGEIQQLAKWWHTFQHSGRNMRQAMVNDLASPSKGGNKRRRSSSNRKRTKKPSQ
- the folK gene encoding 2-amino-4-hydroxy-6-hydroxymethyldihydropteridine diphosphokinase, with product MITTYIAVGSNLGDPVSQALLAIKSLADIPKTRVIEASSLYSSTPMGPQNQPDYINAVVKIETELSPIELLDCTQQIEQQQGRERKDERWGPRTLDLDILLYGTQVIDEPRLTVPHYGMKTREFVLYPLQEIEPNLVLPDGSTLKSLIGNVDQNGLRVWGE
- the panB gene encoding 3-methyl-2-oxobutanoate hydroxymethyltransferase, whose amino-acid sequence is MKKVTVSTLMKWKAEGRKFASSTAYDASFAQLFEQQEMPVLLVGDSLGMVLQGKPDTLPVTIEDIAYHTRCVRAGSPNSLLMADMPFMSYATPELACIEAGKLMRAGANMVKLEGGAWLTETVKMLTERAVPVCAHLGLTPQSVNIFGGFKVQGREQEQADKMVRDALELQNAGAQIILLECVPAELAERITNALNVPVIGIGAGNSTDGQILVMHDMFGISANYMPKFSKNFLAETGDMRAAVTQYIEQVQDATFPGPDHTIA